From the genome of Nicotiana sylvestris chromosome 1, ASM39365v2, whole genome shotgun sequence:
GCACAATAAGTGAAATAAGgatggattgatatggtggaataaaagtaaatttttactgtacggtgggatcgggttgcaagccgtaacaggtggaataagggtgcattgatatggtggaatatgGGTgcattgatatggtgaaatagtgatattgatatatggtgggatagggttgcacgccgcgACATATATATTAATTACTATTGTTGATGTTATTACAGTGAAATAAGGAAAGATTCTATGTTGTACGGTGGGATTGaattgcgcgccgcaacaacctATGTGTTTCTATTTCTCGAGTTGTGTTGGTTTTCGGTATTTTCATTTGAAATTCTAAGGATCGGTAAATTCTGAACGACACTGGCTTAATTCTTGAGGTTGTAGCTATTATTTTCAGTTGACTGTCTTATCTTGTTCCGTATTTCCTTTCTGTTTTTATTATATATTGCGTACAGGTTGTAGTGTAGGTAATCTGCCTTATCCTCGTCACTACATGTTCGATGTTAGGCTCGGCACTAACAAAGTACATGGGAAtggttgtactcatattacactctgcactttttgtgcataTTTTGGAGTCTGTCCCATCGGCGGTTATTAGCGAGCTCGGATTGGACAGCTttgcggagacttgaggtatagctgcTCAGCACCCGCAACTCTTGGAGTCCCCTTCTCTTTTTATTTAGTTGTGTACCTTCTTTTCTGACAGCTTTATGTTATTTCAGACCCTTGTGTGTACTATTCTAGTATCTCGTACACTTGTGACATCGAGTCCAGGGATTTTAGTAGATGTTTGGCTATTTTAGCTTCCGCATTTTACGTTGGATTATTTCAATTATTTCAGTtttcttattatttaattttaCACTTTTAAAATGGATAAACTGTTCTAACGTTGACTtccctagcaagtgaaatgttaggcgccatcatggtccTGACGGTGGGAATTCCGGATCGTAACAGGATCAAAATCCATGTCAAGACTTCGAAACTCTTAGTGGAGACCCGTCGTTGCCGGATACACGTTACATTATGATAGATTTACCACCTCCGAGAGTAGTAAAAACGAAAAGACAAGTGTGTAATAATAAATGGATTAGAAGGGGGAGGATCGTTCACATCAGCAACAGAGGTATGAAAAGAACTTTCGCGTTCAAGAATCTTGTGCATTTCTTACATATCCCGAAGACGAAAACTACAAAGTATttagttttgttatttttctccCTACAATTGCTTTAGAAAATctaataggatataatgggttgtTTCAGAACTTTAAGTGGGTGGATAAATATCAATATTGAAAGTATTTGAAATAATATTGTTAGTAAAACTGCTACAAATAAATTAAATTTATAGTATGTTCAAAACGAAAAATAATGTCATATAAAGTGAGGCAGAATAATATATAGCATATGTACGAATGATAGTTTCATGATGAAATCTTTCTCAATGGCCTAAGCACTCAAAGCAGTATGTTTTAATTTGCTTTTCTCCAAATTATGCGTATTGGGAACTTCTACAGGAACATGGGTGGCTCTAGGGTAAAGCCACTAAAGCTTCTACTTTAGGCTCCTAAGAATCAAAGGCCCTCCTAAACTTTttttattaattataattatttatattaaaaggTTTTTTAAAGTTAACAAGACATTAACATTTTGTTTCAATACACTACATTGGTTCTActtattaaatattttattagtagatatgaatatttaaataatttaacaaaatattttaaaatattagacAATGTTACACTGTGGAATACTTAAAAGAGAACTTAAAACCTGGAAGAAAATTTGTTAAGATCATATAATTTTTTCTTGGTTATCTAAATGAATCGTGTCTATTTGTTCAACTGTTGTCACATTACTAATGTTATTTCCTCATATCTTCTTAAATTTTGGTTTTAGGCCTCCGATTTCATTGAGCCACCCCTGAAGAGCAATCAATGCGGAAGATTAGAAAAGCGACATGCATATACAAggattatttttaaagttgtataCATTATAACCGTATTTATACAATACAATGAGATGAATCGTGAGTGACTCTATTTTATCATAAGTAGAGCCGTCAAAATGGGCTTAGCCCGTGAGGTCAGCCCAACCCAGCCCGCTACTTGGGTAGGGTTGGGTTAGGATATTTTGAGCCCATTTAAAACTGAGGCTTATAAGCCCCGCCCAAGTCAGCCGCTGGCCCTTGAGGCTTGACCGAGGTTGGGTCTGAGCAGGCCCGTGggccaaaaattaattaaatttaaatTAAGTAActattaaatatataaaaaaagtaTAAACTAAAAAAACTATTAACTATAATACTCATTCCTCAACCTTAGATTGCTCATTTATCCTTCCATATCAACTAGAATTTAGATTTTTGACACGCATGTAATATGacaaaatagttttttttttgcttaatTAATAACGAACTCGAAAAGTTTTAAGTGGTCAATAATAatctttttttcaaaagaaaatattacttTAATTGGCCAATGATCAGTTTAGATtactttaatatattattaaatatttaaaCTGTTCTTCAGTATAGAAAAAGATTAAttttaaatacaaaaaaaagtgACCACTAGCAAATTTCAGGAATTTTAAAAATTTTGTGGATTATAATGATGAAATCAGCAAATGATGTTAATCCTATATTAAAAAATCTCAGGATATAAACTTGTTAAAGAAATCCCTGAATCtgaggaaaatgaagaaaaattcatgtaattttaaaaaagaagaactagagatatagagaatttgcatttcaattactAGATTCTTCGTCATATATCAAGCTTTTTGTATGCTCTAAGCAAATAGAAGTTGTTTAGATGATTAATCGACTACATTACGAAAAATATAAAAGGATTTAAAgaatttttcttttctaaaataaattgaAGGGCCAGCCTACCCTAGCCTGCGGCTCTCATAGGACTGGGTAGGACAGACCATTTTAAGGACCATTCATATGGCAGGCCGGCCCATCCCATCCCATCAAATTTAAAAGTTCACGAGGTTTGGGCTGGGCTGGGTTGGATTGGGCCAACCAATTTTGACAGCTCTGactgtaacgacccaactggtcgttttgccttttagaaccccgcccccttaaataaaactttccGCACTTGCTTTAACTCATTTTCGAcccgcggggatggttggttcgggaattTGAAAatatttgggttgaaatatgctcatttgattccttaagattttcttaaaaggttaagtttgactttggtcaatatttttaacAAACGGACCCAGATTCGTATTTTTGACAGTCccaaagggtccgtaggaaaatatgggacctgggcgtatgcccggaatcgaattccaaggtccctagcttgagtaatgaatttttattagaaattattaaacggaaattctaaggatttaaaaaaaCTAAATAATGGTTGATCACACGGGtatcggagcccggtacaggtccaatataacatttaagatttgcccgcaaaatttggtgtcaatccgagtagtttaaagatgtttcggctcgttagagtaaaattaagaacttgaagttcataagtttgattcaattggttttagggggcgATTCTTAGATTTAGTGTTGTTTCGAGCGTTCCGAAGGTTAAAGtaggtccgtttcatgatttcagacttgtcggtatgttcaggCGGGCCCCgagagccccgagcgtcaatcggacgaggctcgagtgaagttggaatttttgagaagtgctgaagcatctgcttctgtcataaccgcacctgcggttggccggccacaggtgcgagaccgcagaagttGTCCGCCTATCGTAGATGCGGCCCAGGGCAGGCCAGGCCCAAACTGCAGAAGCAACttcgagaccgcagaagcggtcacaACCCATTTGGCCAGTTCCGCAGATGCGTTCGCTTTCTCGCAGAagtgggactgcagatgcggtcccctgaccgcagatgcggaaaacgCTAAAGCAGTGAGCTTTATTTAATATGGGCTCTAAGTCCCTTTTTGCCACTTTTTACTCCTCCATTGAagattttgggagcttttgagagaagacttccacctagcatcttgaggtaagcttattccacctattcttagtttaatacatgtgtcttaggtagattaaacactagaattaaggtgaaatcaaggggttagagtaaaacctagggttttgacaaaagttagatttaaccacgaaatttgttatgaaatgaattagaaatcatatattattgatccttaggttatggatAATAACTTCCCTCAAAATTTTtttggaattcgggcacgtgggcctggggtCAGATTTTGGGAAACTTGTGTTAAGGGttggaaaattgcttaaatagctagaatatgaTCTTGTGAGCtaatattgactagttcctacctcatttaactaatTTTGGATCGTTTGGATACAAATTGAGAGTtcgggctcgttcttggtattggaagtgcactttggagcgaggtgagtctcctttctaaccttgtaagagagaattgtccccataggtgtaaaaATTGAATAATTGCTACTAAATGTGGAGGCTACATATGCACtaagtgatgagagtccgtgcatagctactattatgttaattgtccgggtagtctaggacctgtaccatgctatatttgtgaatgtctctatattttcttgctaatgaGAACACTTAGGGTATGCTAGAGAGTTGGAAAGGAATATAAGTGAATGTATACACTTGTATGAATTTGTTTAAAAATAAATGCGCAttcatgtgttttcttgatattaattgatatttgtggatcgggccgatcgcctcggtagagaTAGATGCATCtcgtgccattcgaccctctggcagtgcacagtttatttcCGGTTGGATCGGGCCATCGACCTCgacataatgtgcgcatgatatctatgtgaaatcttatccatgacttgatctgctaaatatttgaaatgtaaatggctgattgtaaaattgttaagaacatgacttaTTACCTCTTGCTACAAATTGTTGATTATTTGTGACTCTCATGTTTAGCGTAATACttcattatattatttgaccttagtaagtatcaagtcgacctctcgtctctacttctttgagattagacgagatacttacggggtacatattgtttatgtactcatactacacttctgtacttaattgtacaggatctaaggtaggtacatctggctatcagtctggtgtgTGCCCCTGATTCATAGTCTgagacttctacggtgagctgCCCCTTCGTATGTCGTTCAGCAGCTTGATAGAGTCTCTCATTATTtatttttgctgtctattctatttcggacagtaggatgGATTTATTCTTTTgcatattctactagttgcccataacttgtgataccaggtcttggcacacacattagtaaacgtttcttttgggttgtataattattatagAATGTTACAAATTATCACCTAtttttaattgcaaattaagaaaatGTTGTAACTAttttgggtaagtaaaataagaatttactaatacttccGCGTTGCTTGCCTGACGACGATGTTGGGCGTCATCATGATTTGTTATGGagatgggtcgtgacaacatggtattagagcactaggttcacataggtcttacaagtcatgggcaaacctaatagagtcttgcggatcggtacggagacgtctgtatttatttttgagaggctatagggtgttaggaaaactactaTTTATTCATTTTCTATCGTGCAGTGgctggtatactaaatttccctaTTTTATTCTCctgcagatggtgaggacacgcacggcTGATGTTCCAAATCCTGGAGGAGCTGATCCCCCCCGTTACGAGAGGCCGAGGCAAAGGCCAGAGGAGGGCACcgacccgaggtaggggacgagtcATCTGAGAGTTATCCCAGTAGTACCACCAACAGATCCTGCGGGAGATCCTATCATCGAGGAGTAGGGCGAGACGCCCGCAGTTGAGCCTACCCCGGTAGACTTTATGACAACATCGGGTTTTCAGGAGGTCATGAGACATATGCTGCGGTTTATAGATTCTATGACTCAGACTGGTTTATTTCTAGcagatccagctacatcacaAGCAGGAGGGGGaacacagacccctactgctcaagCTCCTGGACACGCAGCtgtagtgtatcagactccgggtgcactacccgtAGATGAGGCCCAGTTAGTTGCTGTAGTGGCGCCCTAGCCCAGACCAACTACGGACAGTGGTCCGCAGAAgttattggacagatggactagacctcaccctcctatcttcgggggtgagcgtcatgaggatgcccaagACTTCATAGCTAGGTGCAAGGACATACTGCACAATATAAGGATATTAGAGtcgcatggggttgacttcactacttttcagcttgaGGGCAGGGCTcatagatggtggcagtcctatgttcttggcaggctagcaggttctcctcccatcacttggAGTCAGTTCACACAATTATTCCTAGACAAGTATATTCCACTCTCTGAGAGGGAAGATCTACGATATCAGTTCGAGCAGCTGGAGCAGGTTCAGATGTCGGTGACTAactatgaggcgaggttttctgaTTTATCCCACCATGCattgatgatacttcctactgatgcagagagggtgcagaggttcATTGTAGGGTTGCATTCTGGCATTAGGGCCAACATGGCCCGAAAGGTGGAGATAGGGACTCCTTATCAGCTAGTGGAGGGGATTGCTTagaggattgagggctaccgtcTGAGGGGTAGAGAGAAGATGCAACATGACAAGAGGGCTAGATTCtctggagagttcagaggtgccctgGTTTAGGGTAAAGGTTaatttgggaggggtcagcccagcaggcccccatattcagcaccaccacctacTCAGGGTGCTCCGGCGCGCCCCTATTTCAGTGCCATGCTAGAGAGTTCTTATCGcccgccagctattcagggttcctccgatGGTATTTAGGTCCTCGGGGTTCTTCTGATTCTTATTTCAGTGCTATGCTGGGGAGTTCATACCGTCCACCGACTATCTAGGCTTCTTTCAGTGGGTCTACAGGCCATCAGGGTTAGCTATCAAGGCAGCAGGCTGCCGCACCGTAGGGTTGTTTTGAGTGCAAAgaccttggtcatatgaggagatactgccctaggcttcggggcaaggcagtacaacAAGGTCAACAGTCTATGATTTCAGCACCGACTTCCCCTCCACCTCTGGCAGACTGGTAGGGGTTGTCCTAGAGGTGGAGTCCAGGAAGGGAGAGGTCAGCCAACTACTACTCAGttaggtggaggccaaccagccgACACTCCggccagattctatgcccttccgaCTAGGCaagcattggcctcagatgccgtcatcataggtattatttcTGTCGGCGGTAGAGATGCCTCGATATTATTTGATCCACGGTCTACTTAtccatatgtatcatctctgctTTCTCGATTCCTGGTTATTTCTCTTGTGTCTTTGGgcactcctgtttatgtgtccactctTGTGGGCGATTCTATGGTTGTGGACCAGATCTACTGGTCCTGCGTGGTTATATTttgtggtttcgagactagaACGGATCTCCTATTGCTTGATATGATCAAttttgaggtcatcctaggcatggattggttatctccatatcacgccgtcctagattgtcatgccaagactatttcaTGGGCAATTCCAAGGTTGttgaggttggagtggaagggttccacagttgatacatctagtcgagttatctctttcctgaaggctcgacatatggttgagaaggggtgtttggcttatctagcttatgtttggGATACCACCTCAgagtctccgatgattgattcagttTCGGTAGTTCGAGAGTtcaccgatgtgtttccttctgatatTTCTGGCATGCCACTAGATCAGGACATTgattctgtattgatttggctccaggaacCCAGCCTGTATCTATCCTACTATACCGTATGGCtccgaaggagttgaaggagcagatTGAGGAGttattagcaaaggggtttgttagacccagtgtatcgccttggggtgcaccaataTTATTTGTGATGAAGAATGATAGGACTATGCtgatgtgcatagattaccgccagttgaacaaagtcaccatcaagaacaagtatccattacctTGTATCGATGACTTGTTTGACCGAATGTAGGGTGCTAAGATGTTTTGcaagattgacttgaggtcagggtatcatcaattgaagataggGGACTCGGATGTTTCGAAGACTGCAtttcggactagatatggccattacgagttcctggtgatgtcctttggcttgactaattccccagcaacattcatggacttgatgaacagggtattcaggccttacattaattcatttgtcattgtcttcatttaTGACACCTTGATATACTCTcatagcctgggggagcacgaacaacatttgagggtagtgcttcagaccttgcgagagcagaagctatatgctaagttctccaagtgtgagttctggatagagtcagtggcatttttggggcatgttgtgtcaggagagggtattaaggtggaccccaagaagattgaggcagttcagagttggccacgtcctacttcggtgatcgagattaggagtttcttggggctagcaggttattacagacgattcatgcagggtttttcatctattgcatcacctctgactagattgacccaaaaggATGCTCTCTTCCGTTGGTCTGATGATTGTGAGGcaatctttcagaagctcaagatagccttgactaCAACACCACTTCTTGTATTGCCTTCCGGCTCAGGggtgtatacggtatattgtgacgCTTCGCGCGTCGGAttggggtgtgtattgatgcagggaggcgagttattgcatatgcttaaCGTTAGCTGaaaatccatgagaagaattatctcgtgcatgattttgagttggccgtgattgttcatgctcttaagatatgaaggcattatctgtacggggtatcatgtgaggtttatactgatcatcgccgcttacaacacttgttcaagcagagggatctcaatttgaggcagcgtagatggcttgagttgctgaaggattatgacatcaccattctttatcacccgggcaaggcaaATATGGCCGtagatgccttaagcaggaaacaaagagtatgggtagcttggcgtTCATACCAACAGGGGAGAtaccactagctttggacatccagtccttggctaacagacttgtaaggttggatatttcagagcccagccgagttcttgcgtgcattgttgctcagtctttattATTGGTGAAGATCAAGGCTTGtcagttcgatgatccacatttggcagttCTCAGAGAGACAATGCTtcagggtagtgccaaggagatttctattggcgaggatagTGTTTTGCGGctccagggtcgcctatgtgttcctaatgttgatggtctaaGGGAGAGGatactagaggaggcacacagttcgaggtattccattcatctgggtggtacgaagatgtatcgtgacttgaggcaacattattggtggcggaggatgaagaaagacatttcGTAGTTGGCTTGCCCCGGACCTTgcaaaagtttgatgcagtgtgggtcatcgtggataggttgaccaagtcaacaCACTTTATACCggttgtgactacttacacttCGGAGAGACTGGCTCAGATTTATATTCTGGAGATTGTCCGGTTGCACAgtgtgcctatttccatcatatcagatagaggccctcagttcacttctcatTTCTGGAGAGCTATTCAGGGTGAGTTGGGAACCCGAGTAGAgct
Proteins encoded in this window:
- the LOC138891185 gene encoding uncharacterized protein, producing the protein MTQTGLFLADPATSQAGGGTQTPTAQAPGHAAVVYQTPGALPVDEAQLAGSPPITWSQFTQLFLDKYIPLSEREDLRYQFEQLEQVQMSVTNYEARFSDLSHHALMILPTDAERVQRFIVGLHSGIRANMARKTGRGCPRGGVQEGRGQPTTTQLGGGQPADTPARFYALPTRQALASDAVIIGIISVGGRDASILFDPRSTYPYVSSLLSRFLVISLVSLGTPVYVSTLVGDSMVVDQIYWSCVVIFCGFETRTDLLLLDMINFEVILGMDWLSPYHAVLDCHAKTISWAIPRLLRLEWKGSTVDTSSRVISFLKARHMVEKGCLAYLAYVWDTTSESPMIDSVSVVREFTDVFPSDISGTQPVSILLYRMAPKELKEQIEELLAKGFVRPSVSPWGAPILFVMKNDRTMLMCIDYRQLNKVTIKNKYPLPCIDDLFDRM